A genome region from Triticum aestivum cultivar Chinese Spring chromosome 2B, IWGSC CS RefSeq v2.1, whole genome shotgun sequence includes the following:
- the LOC123041837 gene encoding uncharacterized protein — protein MITAALSRKHIARPMSKEALAAIQRYVDDRSSSGLPRYTREEIVASRIRTLVHRAIKHYNSNNNKGAEFEYPDQSTTEMKAACVGFRGTFWYHLAFSARRLRDATERHQFFAELYFDRHSHQLAVETCIILEKPLCQFSSRCAFCPAESNILHPSNAEFVCGKEGHQKEFFHVRDMLVRPFNSCAELLYRSDIQWFCVLLKKTLRRWLLEDGIRFARSSPRSMVFLASSDDLWRCVSDGSCGIRRWWSLLDSLQSGLVRLCSCVFRLDPFDLNFSSSTAVVVLVCWSYGALAR, from the exons ATGATTACAGCCGCCCTCTCCCGGAAACACATCGCCCGGCCTATGTCAAAAGAGGCGCTGGCTGCCATTCAACGATACGTCGATGATAGATCCAGCAGTGGTCTTCCCCGCTACACACGAGA AGAGATCGTCGCCAGCCGTATTCGTACGCTTGTACACCGTGCAATCAAACATTACAACTCcaacaacaacaag GGCGCCGAGTTTGAGTATCCTGACCAGTCGACCACAGAGATGAAGGCTGCCTGCGTTGGTTTCAGGGGAACTTTCTGGTACCACCTCGCCTTCTCAGCTCGCCGCCTGAGGGATGCCACCGAGAGGCATCAGTTCTTTGCTGAGCTATATTTTGACAGACACTCCCACCAACTAGCCGTTGAAACATGCATCATCTTAG AAAAGCCGTTGTGCCAATTTAGCAGCAGGTGTGCATTTTGCCCAGCCGAATCCAATATTTTGCACCCAAGCAACGCAGAATTTGTGTGTGGCAAGGAAGGGCACCAAAAAGAATTCTTCCATGTGAGAGATATGCTAGTGCGGCCATTCAATAGTTGTGCGGAGCTCTTATATAGATCAGACATTCAATG GTTTTGTGTTCTGCTCAAGAAGACGCTACGACGGtggcttcttgaagatggaataaggttcgcCCGGTCTAGCCCCCGTTCCATGGTGTTTCTAGCATCGTCGGACGActtgtggaggtgtgtctccgacggatcttGCGGGATTCGTCGGTGGTGGTCTTTGCTTGATTCACTCCAATCCGGTCTTGTtcgtctttgttcatgtgtcttcagattggatcctttcgatctaaacttctcttcatcgacggcggttgttgttctcgtgtgttggtcctatggggccttagcacgatga